A region from the Drosophila ananassae strain 14024-0371.13 chromosome 2L, ASM1763931v2, whole genome shotgun sequence genome encodes:
- the LOC6500436 gene encoding uncharacterized protein LOC6500436 → MRQQNGRVWGTLHDGKFEVRSVTQSDLEEALDVLDNSFFINESVCIACEINVPQNVQARQELRELCRITALDGVSLLVREVETGRVVAVSFNKIQPSPPAGEEPFFLKFRNESAKSPQARRLMDFMIEVDEKIDVCAMYNMDCFCELMFLATLPSHERLGLGRALSKFTIELTQELANGKGLEDIDEKLRSLRPAAVTALWTSSFSQKVGKATDFKVINTVSYSDFEFNGKRFDERINPLHKFCQHVVYKF, encoded by the exons ATGCGGCAGCAAAATGGAAGAGTCTGGGGAACGCTCCATGATG GAAAATTTGAAGTGCGTAGCGTCACTCAGTCCGATTTGGAAGAAGCTCTAGAT gTTTTGGacaattcattttttattaatgagtCGGTTTGCATTGCTTGCGAAATTAATGTGCCACAAAATGTGCAAGCTAGACAAGAGCTGCGGGAACTGTGCAGAATAACAGCATTGGATGGAGTATCTTTGCTGGTCAGGGAGGTGGAAACTGGACGTGTAGTGGCTGTATCGTTTAACAAGATTCAG CCCTCCCCACCGGCAGGCGAAGAGCCTTTCTTTTTGAAATTCCGCAATGAGAGCGCCAAGAGTCCGCAAGCTAGGCGCCTAATGGACTTTATGATTGAAGTGGATGAAAAGATTGACGTGTGTGCCATGTACAACATGGATTGCTTCTGCGAATTAATGTTTCTAGCCACCCTACCCAGCCATGAGCGACTGGGTCTTGGTCGTGCCTTGTCCAAGTTTACCATAGAACTTACCCAGGAGCTTGCTAACGGCAAGGGTTTGGAGGACATTGACGAAAAGCTACGATCACTGCGCCCGGCAGCTGTCACTGCTCTTTGGACTTCCAGTTTCTCCCAGAAGGTTGGAAAGGCCACGGACTTTAAGGTCATCAATACGGTTTCCTATTCGGATTTCGAATTTAATGGCAAGCGTTTCGATGAGCGAATTAATCCTTTGCACAAATTCTGCCAACATgttgtatataaattttaa
- the LOC6500437 gene encoding uncharacterized protein LOC6500437 isoform X2 has protein sequence MMKDCTAILDGEFEILRVTPDLYDDTEEILARISLDQEFGCLATRLKESPLAVSEFRILIRHILTLGISFAIRHVESGRIVAAIACLNPSRESSYDNLEKKFRSPSMLNYIRLFDAIDESFDLYMDINSWMEVEYLVTLPEFRCRGLAYYLCRHTMDFGKLMAHGKLPPEVFHQLPVEMQIERPEAVSTFATSFYSQKCGIKVGMQVAQRWHISDLQSLGVNIIDTIEGLEYAELQIMSL, from the exons ATGATGAAGGACTGCACCGCCATTTTAGACGGTGAATTTGAAATATTAAGAGTGACTCCAGATTTGTATGATGACACTGAAGAG ATATTGGCAAGGATTTCCCTGGATCAGGAATTCGGGTGCCTGGCTACCAGGCTGAAGGAATCGCCATTGGCCGTAAGTGAGTTCCGCATCTTAATTCGGCACATCCTTACCCTGGGCATATCCTTTGCCATAAGGCACGTTGAAAGTGGAAGGATTGTGGCTGCCATTGCTTGCCTG AATCCAAGTAGGGAATCTTCCTATGACAATCTGGAGAAAAAGTTCAGAAGTCCGAGTATGCTGAACTATATCAGGTTATTTGATGCTATCGATGAGAGTTTTGATCTCTACATGGATATAAATAGCTGGATGGAGGTGGAGTATTTGGTGACCTTACCAGAGTTCAGATGCCGGGGTCTGGCATACTATTTATGCCGGCATACCATGGATTTTGGAAAGCTCATGGCTCATGGAAAACTACCTCCGGAAGTGTTCCATCAACTACCGGTGGAGATGCAAATTGAAAGACCGGAGGCTGTTAGCACATTTGCCACATCCTTTTACTCCCAAAAATGTGGCATTAAGGTGGGAATGCAAGTGGCGCAAAGGTGGCACATTTCGGACTTGCAATCTCTTGGTGTCAACATTATAGATACAATAGAGGGATTGGAATACGCCGAGCTGCAAATAATGAGCctgtaa
- the LOC6500437 gene encoding uncharacterized protein LOC6500437 isoform X1: MMKDCTAILDGEFEILRVTPDLYDDTEEILARISLDQEFGCLATRLKESPLAVSEFRILIRHILTLGISFAIRHVESGRIVAAIACLVYNPSRESSYDNLEKKFRSPSMLNYIRLFDAIDESFDLYMDINSWMEVEYLVTLPEFRCRGLAYYLCRHTMDFGKLMAHGKLPPEVFHQLPVEMQIERPEAVSTFATSFYSQKCGIKVGMQVAQRWHISDLQSLGVNIIDTIEGLEYAELQIMSL; encoded by the exons ATGATGAAGGACTGCACCGCCATTTTAGACGGTGAATTTGAAATATTAAGAGTGACTCCAGATTTGTATGATGACACTGAAGAG ATATTGGCAAGGATTTCCCTGGATCAGGAATTCGGGTGCCTGGCTACCAGGCTGAAGGAATCGCCATTGGCCGTAAGTGAGTTCCGCATCTTAATTCGGCACATCCTTACCCTGGGCATATCCTTTGCCATAAGGCACGTTGAAAGTGGAAGGATTGTGGCTGCCATTGCTTGCCTGGTATAC AATCCAAGTAGGGAATCTTCCTATGACAATCTGGAGAAAAAGTTCAGAAGTCCGAGTATGCTGAACTATATCAGGTTATTTGATGCTATCGATGAGAGTTTTGATCTCTACATGGATATAAATAGCTGGATGGAGGTGGAGTATTTGGTGACCTTACCAGAGTTCAGATGCCGGGGTCTGGCATACTATTTATGCCGGCATACCATGGATTTTGGAAAGCTCATGGCTCATGGAAAACTACCTCCGGAAGTGTTCCATCAACTACCGGTGGAGATGCAAATTGAAAGACCGGAGGCTGTTAGCACATTTGCCACATCCTTTTACTCCCAAAAATGTGGCATTAAGGTGGGAATGCAAGTGGCGCAAAGGTGGCACATTTCGGACTTGCAATCTCTTGGTGTCAACATTATAGATACAATAGAGGGATTGGAATACGCCGAGCTGCAAATAATGAGCctgtaa
- the LOC6500438 gene encoding pancreas transcription factor 1 subunit alpha translates to MFSMDNFDLEATMARHFFEGSQATNASTSSSEYFFGDEHSSESDDEDDAYSSGFNSDQENNEKTRRSHKPRRLKCASQMAQQRQAANLRERRRMQSINEAFEGLRTHIPTLPYEKRLSKVDTLKLAISYITFLSEMVKKDKNGNEPGLSLQRNYQKEPPKKIILKDRTGGVSHSLSWYRKGDRYPGSKLYARTWTPEDPRGPLSQPQPQHYNNSNSNQNQNSNQSSEDFSGSADMSDPGAAASIFGSGNGM, encoded by the exons ATGTTTTCTATGGACAACTTTGACTTGGAGGCCACTATGGCGCGCCACTTCTTCGAGGGCTCCCAGGCCACCAACGCCTCCACCTCCAGTTCCGAGTACTTCTTTGGTGATGAACACAGCTCGGAGAGCGATGATGAGGACGATGCCTATAGCAGTGGCTTCAATAGCGACCAGGAGAACAATGAAAAGAC CCGGCGGAGTCACAAGCCGAGGCGCTTGAAGTGCGCCTCCCAAATGGCCCAGCAACGGCAGGCGGCCAATCTCCGAGAGCGTCGGCGGATGCAGAGCATCAACGAGGCCTTCGAGGGCCTGCGAACCCATATTCCCACACTCCCCTACGAAAAGAGACTCAGCAAG GTCGATACACTCAAACTGGCCATAAGCTATATAACCTTCCTGAGCGAAATGGTGAAGAAGGACAAAAACGGCAACGAGCCAGGACTGAGCTTGCAGCGAAATTACCAAAAGGAGCCGCCCAAGAAAATCATCCTCAAGGATCGCA CTGGCGGAGTGTCGCACTCGTTGTCCTGGTACCGCAAGGGCGACCGATATCCTGGCAGCAAGCTCTACGCCCGCACCTGGACCCCAGAAGATCCCCGGGGCCCCCTGTcgcagccccagccccagcacTACAACAATAGCAACTCCAACCAGAATCAAAATAGTAACCAAAGCAGCGAGGACTTCAGCGGTAGTGCCGATATGTCAGATCCTGGAGCTGCGGCCAGCATCTTTGGCAGTGGCAATGGCATGTGA